In the Pocillopora verrucosa isolate sample1 chromosome 4, ASM3666991v2, whole genome shotgun sequence genome, ACTAGTGTAAAAGGGCCCTCATGGTGATAGGAAATGGGGGAAAGCTAAATGtgattaaagtgaaaaaaacacaACTCGTGTTATATTATtgtgttttaattattattgctTTTCAAAATTACCAATATTCTGCGGCTTCTTCTTCTCTATAGTTTGTAATCAAAATGAAACCCCTACACTCTATAGCCTTCAATCTTTTTACGTACTGTCAGTGACTTGTAGATTTTTGAATACAGGTGTAAACCATGATAACTCTAACTTCACTTCACAAGTCTCCAACTATgcttttgaaaaagttcatACTTAGatttaaataacaataatataaGGTCAGTCTGAAGTTTTGATGGTATCTAGCTTTACCTGCAGAGAAAATTCATAGGGAGATATTTGGCTTTCTTTTGAGATATAGCTTTCATACAAAATAACTAGTTGAATAAATCTTGTTCAAGACAAATGTTGAATGTATTGCCAGGAATATTTAATTAATAGAGAAAATGCCACCTTATTTCCTGAACATTTGTTTAATTAAAGTCCatttaaaaatcataaatttaGATCATAAAAAAATGCATTGCAAGTGTGTGAtttagttaaaaataaatgcagttttcactTGACTGCCAAAAACTAGACTTAATGAAAGTAACAGGGCCATATATTATAACAAATTGTAATCATTgtaagccaatgagaactcagtgAGAAATAACCAAAGCTAAGGAAAGTGCTGGttaccatttttttgtttagcaTCTGATTGTTTAATGGGATAGAGAAAGTTTGTAAGACTAATCACAGGGTGAAATAAAGCAATAACAAAGCAATCCTGTGTAGCCTTAACACTTCATTGCAAGTAGCTAAACTATTTATAATTAAAGGAGAATAGGATTGGAATGTCTGTGGTATCTTTCACATAAACTTAAGCTTTAAACCAAGAAAATTTGAGTCTGCAAGATGGGTATTGAACTGATGGCCTTCTGGAACCCAATAAGGCATTACTCTTTTGATCCACATCCTGAGGTCAAGAGAAAACTTCATCTTAATCATAAAATCTAATGGTAATTCCTACCATGATATGTGAATTCGTAAGAGTAACACAGTATGGTAGTTATATTGAACATTTGAAATCCAGCTTAAAAGGAAGACTTGAAAATCATATTGTTACTCAAAACAAATATCAGGTCATCAAGGTTTTAAACTTGTTTGGTTTGAATTTCCACCTGTTCTAGATACATTACTTTACCCCTGAATTTATTTCAACCTAGAATCAGTTTTAAGTCCAACattttttcaagctttcctGGTGTTAGCATTCATTTCCATCCTTTTGAAGTATGAACATGAGAACAACTGACCTTTTACTCACAGAATAGGATTTTATTAAGAAGAGGGAGTTTATGCATTAAAAGAATGTTacttatttttgcaaaattaaatCACATTTAGCAAACAACTCATGAATAAAAGTTAACTTAATCACAGTGAGGATTTGAGGTGCTCTTATGGTTTAACAAAAATTTCTCCTAATGAATTTACAAGAATAGGTATGGAAGCTTCTGGGGAGAACTTTATATTAGGACTTGGGAATAAGAGATTTACAACAACAGCTTTGTAGACTTCTAAAACCTTGTTACATGGCTATGGTAGACGGTCATAGCCTCCTTTGCTTTAGTTGGCAGTATCAACATTTTATTCCATTAAATTCACTTTGCAATTATTTGTTTACGGTTCATTAAAAGTTTTATGTAATTTAAGTACTTAAATTCAGTTTAAGTATGAAGAAGATATGGAAAAATCAAGGTACATTTGTGATGACTTCATAGAAATGATATCATATGCAAAGAAAGGATTTTTCCCGGACTCAGTAAGTAAATTAACTTCACATATTTGTAGTTCAAATTTTATGATAGTTACAAGTGTTTTTTTCTACCTGGTGTGTAACATCTGTGTTTTAAACAGTTTCTTGCTCTACAATACCTGATGCTTGTAATTACTGAAATGCAAgctcatttgcattttttttgcgtAATTGGAAACGAACGAAACAGAGCACTAGCGTTAAACGGTAGTTACGGCtccatcagttttttttttacctcctcTTACCCCATTTTTCGCGCGTCCGCTTTTTCCTCCCTTCCGTGTTTCTTAGGGCGTGCATTAGGCTGGGTTTCGTCAGCTTGGGGCACACTTCTTCCTGTCAGGGGGAGAGGGGCTATCCCCTAGATTGGGCTCGTCCATTGCGCACCTTGAAAAAACACTACGTTACGCACATCATTTTGATGATAGTCCAAATGTGGTTTGAATTCACTCATCACTTCTTTTTGTTCCACTCTGTGGCAGACTATGTAGTTAGTAAAAGGTAACGATTGAGTCGCGAGAGTGTGTTTCAATAATCCGCACGTTTTAAAGAGAAGACGCCATTTGTTGAGACTCGGCAAATGAGTTAGAAGAAAGGCCTGTTTTTCTGGTGGAAAACGAAGATGTAAATGTGGATCGACGATACCATCCAGTACGTTTTCTCGAAGAGCAAATTGATTTTCTGGCTCGCCGAAAATCCTGCTTGAGAAAGGTGTACAACAGTGGGTTTAGGAGGCCAGTGCTAAACctcaaaatcaataaaattacaTCAGCCCATAATGGGATCCCTACCCTATTGCCTAAATCCTCTTGCAACGAATTGAAAAAATAGTTGAACCATCCCACGATGAAAACGCAAATCATTGCGCTGTAGATAAGCAGGGCTTTCCGTTCTTTTTTGGAGTTGTGTTGCGTGCACTGCGAAGAAATATGAGATACGTCGCGCTTTATTTGTTCGCAGTGTTTCCTTAGAGTGTAGAAAATATGGAAGTACGCCACTCCCATTATCACTAGAGGAACAACGGCTAGTACCGCCAGGCAAACAAAATCGTAGGTGATTTGGCTTTGGCTTGGTGCTTTCATTGGATCGCGCATGAATGAGATTTGGGAGAGTGAGACGCAGAGTGAGGTTAACCAGACTACCAACAGAATTGCCACGCAGGTTTTCTTGGAGATGACTGACGTAGTTCTCATGACCGAGAACACAATTGTAAAATATCTCTCCAATGTTATCAAGAGTAGGTGGAGCACGGTTGATATCGAGAGGAATCTTTGCCCCAAGTCCATAGCCACACAGATATAATAGTTATTATGGGTGGTACAGGCGATAATGAGTGGTACTGCATACAAACCCGATAACATATCGGATATCGCCAGGCTTGCCAGGCAGAAGTTGGTCACTGTCTTCAGATACTGTCTGGTACACACAAGATAAATGACGAAGCCGTTGATAACAATTATAGATAGCCCAATCGTGCACAGGATAACGAAGATAGCTATGATTACATCAAAGTCTTCTTGGGAATGAGAGTCCATTTCGTCATTTGAGGTGTAATTTACATTACTGTCGTTTGACATTGTTGCGTCAGAGAGCGCCATCGAAGCTGGTCTGCTTGTTTATTAGTTCTTGGGTTTCGTTCTTTTGAGGTTTTGCTCCCTGTTTCTGATGGGGTGGAAAAAGATTCCGAGTTAATTTTCACTTCTTCTGCTCTTTAACTGAGATAATAGCATTCACATCTTTAAGAAATGTGAAAAACAGTAATAttctaatatttatttattgttgcACGCTAATTGGTCGCTCCTGGACAGCATATCAATCATAAGCCAATGTTAAGAGAGatctttcctttaatattttatcaGGTTGAACAAAAATAGGACGAGAGGTGAcattttgtttgcctttttcatTGTACTCGCTCCTGGTACCTTAATTGTGGTTgggtacttttttttcttacatttccaCAATTGTTGTCGAAAATCGTAAGAGGCAAGCGAACAAAACTGATACAAGTTATGACATTTCGATGCGATGAAATTGTGAACTAGGAAGGAAAGTAAAGTGACGGTTTTTAGCTGCGTCCTCTGATGAATGAGTGTTCCTTTCGAATAAATTAATTTCGCTCTATATGTAGAGCATTTACAATGATTTTAACctgggaaaatttttaaaggtgaCTACTAGAAGAaggatgaaaattattttcatggcTTATAATTTCATCTTCTCATTTTCGAAGCAATTTTCCGTTGCTTTTCTGGTTGCTTTTTGACTATAgacagtccctccttttcgacGAAGTCCGTTGCATGAGttgaaaaagtgaaagaaaaattgatgttagcgAGCCGTGGAGGGTTCTTAGATGACGTCGATGCGTCGTGGGAGCTCTATAAGCCAGGCGCCTCACTCATGGAGCTCCCGTGGCGCATCGAGGTAACTTCAAGAGGCCCTcttctatcaatttttttcaccggtttatttttttactcgcgccacggacttcgccgaaaaggatgGATTGCTCGCAGTCTACGTTGTTTTGTAAGCAAAGCAACAAGCAGTTAGGATGATAACCATTTCTAAATTTTAAACGTAGCCGCCTCTTCCGTTGGCTTCCACACGGTTTATTTTGAAGCGTTCAAAAGGGTCAAACGAACGAACTAATCTCTACGAGGCCGATAAACGGGAGTTGTGATTAGTCTTCCGTTTTGCGGATCACGGTAACTTTCGAAATAGGTGGCCATCTCTACGGAGAATTAATCAATAAATATAAAGGCTTTCGAAAGGTGCTTTTACCTCAAAATGTTATAATGATTTCTAAGCAATGATACGAAAGAAGTCGATCTCCGCGAAGTGATCACGTGCTGAAGTCACCACATGCTCACCATTTTTGGAGCAATGGGTGTTTCGCAGTGCGTCAGAACTTGTCCGCTCAGACTAGCACCTGATCCCAGCCGTCTACTTAGGGTATAAGTTGTTACAATTGGTTCATTTTCAAACGATTCGTTAAACCGCCAACAAACACATTTTAACAAAAGCCCATTCAAATGACCTTCTTAATAACTCTCATCgtactgattttttttacctcagaGGTAACAAATCAATAAGATGAGTCATGATTCTAAGTGTTTATGTTTGTTGATGATCCTAGCAgcatgcaggacgcgtgtcatatgaacttcgtaataaacctcgctcaccgtggagtctctgtggctcagtggtagagtatcggagctctgaggttcgattcctcatggggactcaaaatttttcgctgtcccatgctcgtgacgAAAAAAAGATCTTTCTCTGTTTATGTTTGTGTTAGGTTTAACTGTTTGAGTCGTATGATTTGTTTATGGATATAAAAACGTATAGGTTACTTATAAAGGAAATACTAATCGCTTAATATAAATCATGTTTCTGTTAGAAAGCTCTCCAAGGACTGCCCATGTTTATCAATCAGAGCCAAGATTTTTTTATGACCCAGTGTTTATATTGGATGCAGTGACGGCTCACAATGATATCTTTTGTAAGGCAAGTTTGACCAAAGAATGTACGAATGAACTTCTGTCTGTTTAAGCCTGTAAAGTGAATTCGCTgttattgaattttctttttgttttacaagCAAGTCTTGAGAAATTGCCACAGCTCGGTATTACTTAAccataagataatttggttttatcaaccgagttggtaatgtgaattggccattGTGAAGAGTTTCTagagctgatgtttcgagcgccGGGGTTAGAAGAAAACACGATAAACACCGTGGCGCAAAATCTTTAGTTTCTCTGTCTAGTACTTCAGCCTCAGTGATTTTATCAAGTGTGTCTCTGATTGGTTGGAAGGGGCAGCCAACTGTTTAGTTCGTTAGTGAAAtggattttctttatttgcttaGTGTGGAGGTGGCAACCATGTGCGAATGACATCAAGAGGTGGAAAGTGGTGCACTAAACATATTGTTCCCAATTGAAATGCGATTTCGTGATTTCTTTTACTGTCTCTTCCAGAGGACAAAAAGTGcgcatttcaaaaatttttttttctctgaaaaatcatttttaccTTCTCTTGTATTCAGAAACTGCGGCAGTTGCGCaatcaaaactgaaagtaataaataaaacaatgctGTTTTTTTCATCGGAACTTTGCTCACTGAAGTACAATGCAAATATATGACGCCgagattattttcttcttctatATTTGAGTGCAAGCAAATATTAACAGTTGGAACTATATAACTTAATAGCTTTTACACAAATGGGACTAAGGCTTTCCCTTAATTGTGAATGCTGAAATC is a window encoding:
- the LOC131778134 gene encoding histamine H2 receptor-like, giving the protein MALSDATMSNDSNVNYTSNDEMDSHSQEDFDVIIAIFVILCTIGLSIIVINGFVIYLVCTRQYLKTVTNFCLASLAISDMLSGLYAVPLIIACTTHNNYYICVAMDLGQRFLSISTVLHLLLITLERYFTIVFSVMRTTSVISKKTCVAILLVVWLTSLCVSLSQISFMRDPMKAPSQSQITYDFVCLAVLAVVPLVIMGVAYFHIFYTLRKHCEQIKRDVSHISSQCTQHNSKKERKALLIYSAMICVFIVGWFNYFFNSLQEDLGNRVGIPLWADVILLILRFSTGLLNPLLYTFLKQDFRRARKSICSSRKRTGWYRRSTFTSSFSTRKTGLSSNSFAESQQMASSL